In Streptomyces capitiformicae, one genomic interval encodes:
- a CDS encoding RNA polymerase-binding protein RbpA: protein MGEAERGESAPRLRISFWCSNGHETQPSFASDAQVPETWDCPRCGFPAGQDRDNPPDPPRTEPYKTHLAYVRERRSDADGEAILAEALAKLRGEI, encoded by the coding sequence ATGGGCGAAGCCGAGCGCGGCGAGTCCGCACCCCGGCTGCGCATCTCCTTCTGGTGCTCCAACGGACACGAGACCCAGCCGAGCTTCGCCAGCGACGCGCAGGTCCCCGAGACCTGGGACTGCCCGCGCTGCGGCTTCCCGGCCGGACAGGACCGGGACAACCCGCCGGACCCACCGCGCACCGAGCCCTACAAGACGCACCTCGCGTATGTGCGGGAGCGCCGCAGCGACGCCGACGGCGAGGCCATCCTCGCCGAGGCACTCGCCAAGCTGCGGG
- the secG gene encoding preprotein translocase subunit SecG, with product MGFSIALIVFSGLLMLLVLMHKGKGGGLSDMFGGGMQSSVGGSSVAERNLDRITVVVGLLWFACIVVLGILMKVNN from the coding sequence ATGGGGTTCTCGATCGCCCTGATCGTCTTCAGCGGCCTGCTGATGCTGCTGGTGCTGATGCACAAGGGCAAGGGCGGCGGCCTCTCCGACATGTTCGGTGGCGGCATGCAGTCGTCCGTCGGCGGCTCCTCGGTCGCCGAGCGCAACCTCGACCGGATCACCGTCGTGGTCGGTCTGCTGTGGTTCGCGTGCATTGTCGTACTCGGCATCCTGATGAAGGTCAACAACTGA